In the Candidatus Electrothrix sp. GW3-4 genome, one interval contains:
- a CDS encoding AAA family ATPase, whose translation MSSDGPRPQKIRVGQRIKLNRCQSWDESFHIFDEESAFAIEMALATGRPLLVRGEPGSGKSQLAQAAAQELDRYFIAESITVASEGRDLLWKYDPVARLSEAQTRAAESALRQQRRILRREGQEMQALAAEVASTQQSNTSQKKKIARHRKKKSSRQRSKKNYQFNRSTVPKTITRIEIPAVKDQEYGLRPGNFISPGVLWWVFDCVSAYKQYKRCRYPFYKPGFLYEEINELETADRGFVLLIDEIDKADPSLPNTLLEVLGNSGFHVPMLDESVGMAPGIKKPLVIITTNGEEELPAAFVRRCLVLNLHVDDKQYLRTWWKQQVETAALPSTSEDLSQEKMLILWLIQRAEVHFEGIFTDKVKIKAAQLLVKDRRAAQRFGGVKPGQAEFLDLLRALRDMPVPKYSGEALEQYQLALLKKISRYALAKSVAD comes from the coding sequence ATGAGCAGCGATGGGCCCCGCCCTCAAAAAATAAGGGTTGGCCAACGTATAAAACTCAATCGATGTCAATCCTGGGATGAGAGCTTTCATATCTTTGATGAAGAGTCCGCCTTTGCCATAGAAATGGCCTTGGCTACCGGGCGACCTCTCCTGGTCCGAGGAGAACCGGGCAGCGGCAAAAGCCAGTTAGCCCAGGCAGCGGCCCAGGAACTGGATCGTTATTTTATCGCGGAAAGCATCACTGTCGCTTCTGAAGGGCGCGACCTCCTTTGGAAATATGACCCCGTGGCTCGTCTGAGTGAGGCCCAGACCCGGGCTGCGGAATCAGCCCTGAGGCAACAGCGAAGAATTCTCCGCCGGGAAGGACAAGAGATGCAGGCACTGGCTGCTGAAGTGGCTTCCACGCAACAATCCAACACTTCCCAAAAAAAGAAAATCGCCCGGCATAGAAAAAAGAAATCATCCCGCCAGAGGAGCAAAAAAAATTACCAGTTCAACAGGAGTACTGTTCCCAAAACGATCACTCGGATTGAGATTCCTGCGGTAAAAGACCAGGAGTACGGCCTGCGTCCGGGTAATTTTATCAGTCCCGGTGTCCTATGGTGGGTTTTTGATTGTGTCTCTGCCTATAAGCAGTACAAAAGATGCCGCTATCCTTTTTATAAACCAGGATTTCTCTATGAGGAAATCAACGAGCTTGAGACTGCCGATCGCGGTTTTGTCCTGCTGATAGATGAAATTGACAAAGCCGATCCCTCCCTGCCCAACACCCTTCTTGAAGTATTAGGAAATAGTGGCTTTCACGTGCCCATGCTTGATGAGTCTGTCGGCATGGCGCCAGGGATAAAGAAACCGCTGGTGATTATTACAACCAACGGGGAAGAAGAGCTCCCTGCCGCCTTTGTCCGACGCTGCCTGGTTCTCAATCTCCATGTTGATGACAAGCAATACCTCCGTACCTGGTGGAAACAGCAGGTGGAAACAGCAGCGCTGCCCTCGACCTCAGAGGATTTGTCTCAGGAAAAAATGCTTATTCTTTGGTTGATCCAACGGGCGGAGGTTCATTTTGAAGGTATCTTCACTGATAAAGTCAAGATAAAGGCCGCCCAATTACTCGTCAAAGATCGTCGGGCAGCACAGCGATTTGGTGGGGTGAAACCAGGGCAGGCAGAATTTCTCGATCTCCTCAGGGCCTTGCGGGATATGCCTGTGCCCAAGTATTCAGGAGAAGCCTTGGAACAATACCAGTTGGCCTTATTGAAAAAAATCAGTCGCTATGCACTGGCAAAGTCGGTTGCAGACTGA
- a CDS encoding formylglycine-generating enzyme family protein — protein sequence MQAKEEEKKVVDEDSMPTTGMCFRNHLSPPQFPTPWAVDWGEDRYGLWMSFALNQIRQTLRWIRPGTFLMGATKDENGQRPWLGRETQHKVTLTKGFWLADTTVTQEMWYTVMHLSPSGFRGDQNPVERISWHDAQIFVQRLQRRIPGLHARLPTEAEWEYACRAGTTSPFSLGPDISPEQVNYNGRYPYRSQEKGLFRKRTVIAKSLPRNSWGLYEMHGNVWEWCQDYWQPDLETRPSVNPQGAKRGNYRSIRGGSWVSDACFIRSACRDRFAPDYCLGSVGVRLAINAE from the coding sequence ATGCAAGCGAAAGAGGAAGAAAAAAAGGTCGTCGATGAGGACTCAATGCCAACCACGGGGATGTGTTTTCGCAATCATCTTTCCCCACCTCAATTTCCCACCCCTTGGGCTGTGGATTGGGGGGAGGACAGGTACGGGCTGTGGATGAGTTTTGCCTTGAACCAGATCAGGCAAACCCTCCGCTGGATCAGACCAGGAACCTTTCTCATGGGGGCGACAAAGGACGAAAATGGACAACGGCCCTGGCTGGGCCGGGAAACACAACACAAGGTAACTCTGACCAAGGGGTTCTGGCTGGCTGACACCACGGTTACCCAGGAAATGTGGTACACTGTAATGCACCTTTCTCCAAGCGGCTTCAGAGGTGATCAGAACCCAGTTGAACGAATAAGCTGGCACGATGCCCAAATCTTTGTTCAGCGTCTCCAGCGACGTATACCAGGTCTTCATGCACGACTGCCCACAGAGGCGGAATGGGAATATGCCTGTCGAGCAGGGACAACTTCTCCCTTTTCCTTGGGGCCTGATATCTCCCCGGAACAGGTCAACTATAACGGCAGATACCCCTACCGCTCTCAAGAAAAAGGCCTTTTCCGCAAAAGGACCGTTATAGCAAAAAGTCTCCCTCGCAATAGCTGGGGATTATACGAAATGCATGGCAATGTCTGGGAGTGGTGTCAGGATTATTGGCAGCCCGACCTGGAAACACGGCCTTCAGTTAATCCGCAAGGAGCAAAGAGGGGAAACTACCGCTCAATACGCGGAGGCTCCTGGGTAAGTGACGCCTGTTTTATCCGTTCAGCCTGCCGCGACCGCTTTGCACCAGATTATTGCCTTGGCAGTGTGGGGGTGAGACTGGCAATAAATGCGGAGTAG
- the cutA gene encoding divalent-cation tolerance protein CutA: protein MEKKYCLVITSYADEENGKKIIDALLTARLAACVQVIPIQSYYHWQGKRASDEEKLLLIKTKSSLYSKVQEVIITHHAYELPEVIQVPISAGSAGYLHWLEKECC, encoded by the coding sequence ATGGAAAAAAAATACTGCCTTGTTATAACGTCCTACGCAGATGAAGAAAATGGCAAAAAAATCATTGACGCCCTCCTCACGGCACGCTTAGCGGCCTGTGTCCAGGTCATACCAATCCAGAGCTATTACCATTGGCAGGGAAAAAGAGCCAGCGATGAAGAAAAACTCCTCCTCATCAAAACAAAATCCTCTCTGTACAGCAAAGTGCAGGAGGTTATTATTACTCATCACGCTTATGAACTCCCTGAGGTCATTCAAGTGCCGATCTCAGCAGGTTCTGCTGGATATCTGCATTGGCTTGAAAAAGAATGCTGTTAA
- a CDS encoding formylglycine-generating enzyme family protein, with product MTRLKRQVSRADILRLLAVSRTASADAAAKLAGYIPEQGSNQSQGKKITRSHIASHARSHRAQLSSLKLAEKKEISRNLPLEAFWYLSERKGLKKTLHHLADPQGQATSEERRSILAGALHKVRPLSAEELSVTEFTPCPGAPLPACQHTVANPPQTQVQKQAPFEPDIESLVTSTSEFIALHCQKSKQTRETPCKTRAEKKRTLRFQRRLRRLLGLLSVATYIEPSLLQEVVRLIPSSLPDIATETALQWHPDIERDSKNHLELRPEKKSVYHQIFAQETSPLQAEMLGLLRQRDATSSPFLFALELLPVLPLLHSTTLQKQITVWLEAFILRFVRTWFERQEDRTLIKQAEQLLDLMERLPKEHKRPLTARSFLYGIVHRNALRTGETLPAEYNPEAVIQTVQKLMSPVRYQVLQQGERFFLYPSDEIALLQLPGSPLVELELSVDCLLLYKGGMATLPVRPGELVYDCTGQEEAFFVQTPTEQLVFNSCFRPSWAQAIGRHTKGFFVDAPWLGKTYRLTWKNSTGEGPGRWIGNGDLQTDQHGLFVDLKIKKQVIQRFRRIIPDWFMMGSPEDEPERESWGKESLHEVILTKGFWVADTAVTQRLWQAVVGDNPSRFQGVDHPVEQVSYHDALFFLQRLNALIPGVRARLLTEAEWEYCCRAGTATPFSFGTCITPDQVNYNGQYPYHTGSMGRNRQQSVTVRSFPCNAWGLFEMHGNVWEWCQDYWQEDLFSEEPQRDPQGPENGEFQVVRGGSWFLAGRGVRSAVRGKFAPHFRNSRIGFRIALTPKEERDKGQKPSLHAPKAAPRPSHLEEMLSWFRAKS from the coding sequence ATGACGAGATTGAAGAGACAAGTCAGCAGGGCTGATATCCTTCGCTTGCTTGCGGTTTCGCGAACAGCTTCTGCTGATGCTGCGGCAAAATTAGCCGGTTATATTCCTGAGCAAGGAAGCAACCAGTCTCAAGGGAAAAAGATTACTCGTTCACATATAGCCTCTCATGCACGGTCCCATCGGGCCCAGCTTTCTTCCCTTAAGCTGGCTGAAAAAAAAGAAATCAGCCGCAACCTGCCTCTGGAGGCATTCTGGTATCTCTCAGAAAGAAAGGGGCTCAAAAAAACACTCCATCACTTGGCTGACCCGCAAGGACAGGCCACCTCAGAGGAAAGAAGGAGTATCCTGGCCGGAGCACTCCATAAGGTCAGGCCCCTGAGTGCCGAGGAACTCTCTGTAACGGAATTTACCCCCTGTCCTGGAGCCCCCTTGCCTGCTTGCCAACATACCGTTGCCAATCCACCACAGACTCAGGTGCAAAAACAAGCTCCCTTTGAGCCAGATATAGAAAGCCTTGTCACCTCAACCTCTGAATTCATTGCTCTTCATTGCCAGAAAAGTAAACAAACAAGGGAAACTCCCTGCAAAACAAGAGCTGAAAAAAAGAGGACGCTCCGTTTTCAACGCCGTCTGCGTCGTCTGCTCGGTTTGCTGTCAGTAGCCACGTATATTGAACCTTCTTTACTACAAGAAGTTGTTCGTCTCATCCCCTCTTCTCTCCCCGATATTGCCACAGAGACAGCCCTTCAATGGCATCCAGATATTGAGCGGGACAGCAAAAACCATCTTGAGCTCCGGCCTGAAAAAAAAAGCGTTTATCACCAGATTTTTGCCCAGGAAACATCTCCACTCCAGGCCGAGATGCTGGGGTTATTGCGCCAGCGCGATGCAACGAGTTCCCCGTTTCTTTTTGCCCTGGAACTCCTTCCGGTTTTGCCTCTTCTTCACTCTACCACTCTGCAGAAACAGATTACTGTATGGCTGGAGGCATTTATATTGCGCTTTGTCCGTACTTGGTTTGAGCGCCAAGAGGACAGGACTCTCATTAAGCAGGCTGAGCAACTCCTTGATCTCATGGAAAGGCTGCCCAAAGAACACAAAAGGCCATTGACAGCACGTTCCTTTCTCTACGGCATCGTGCATCGGAACGCCCTGCGGACCGGTGAAACCCTCCCTGCGGAATATAATCCAGAAGCAGTTATTCAGACAGTCCAGAAGTTGATGTCACCGGTCCGCTATCAGGTCCTGCAACAGGGAGAACGGTTTTTTCTCTATCCAAGCGATGAAATAGCCTTACTCCAGCTACCAGGAAGCCCTCTTGTTGAACTTGAATTGTCTGTGGATTGTCTCCTGTTGTATAAGGGGGGGATGGCCACCCTGCCTGTCCGGCCAGGAGAGTTGGTGTATGACTGCACAGGTCAGGAGGAAGCTTTCTTTGTACAAACCCCAACAGAACAGCTCGTTTTCAACAGCTGTTTTCGTCCTTCTTGGGCGCAGGCCATAGGCCGCCACACCAAGGGGTTCTTTGTCGATGCCCCTTGGCTTGGCAAAACATATCGTTTAACCTGGAAAAACAGCACAGGTGAGGGGCCAGGAAGGTGGATTGGTAACGGGGATCTGCAAACAGATCAGCATGGTCTCTTTGTTGATCTCAAAATTAAGAAGCAGGTGATACAACGGTTCCGGAGGATCATCCCTGATTGGTTTATGATGGGCTCTCCGGAGGATGAACCGGAACGGGAAAGCTGGGGCAAGGAATCATTACATGAGGTCATTTTGACCAAGGGATTCTGGGTTGCTGACACCGCAGTGACCCAAAGGCTATGGCAGGCGGTTGTCGGTGATAATCCCAGTCGTTTCCAAGGAGTTGACCACCCTGTCGAACAGGTCAGTTATCACGATGCACTCTTTTTTCTCCAGCGCCTGAATGCGCTTATCCCAGGAGTTAGGGCCCGTTTACTGACAGAGGCGGAGTGGGAATACTGTTGCCGAGCAGGTACTGCTACCCCTTTTTCTTTTGGGACCTGCATTACTCCTGATCAGGTGAACTATAATGGTCAATACCCTTATCACACAGGGTCCATGGGAAGAAACAGGCAACAATCTGTTACCGTCAGATCATTCCCCTGCAATGCCTGGGGATTATTTGAAATGCATGGCAATGTCTGGGAGTGGTGTCAGGATTACTGGCAGGAAGATCTCTTTTCTGAAGAACCCCAACGGGATCCGCAAGGACCAGAAAACGGTGAGTTCCAAGTCGTACGAGGCGGATCTTGGTTTTTGGCCGGTCGCGGAGTCCGTTCAGCCGTTCGCGGCAAGTTTGCCCCGCATTTCCGCAACTCGCGTATCGGTTTTCGCATTGCTCTGACCCCGAAAGAAGAGAGAGACAAGGGGCAGAAACCTTCTCTTCATGCGCCCAAAGCAGCACCCCGACCAAGCCACCTTGAGGAGATGCTGAGCTGGTTCAGGGCCAAGTCATAA